TCCTTCAGGAGGGCGCCCTTGCGGCGCTTATCAATGCGATAAAGTTCCTGACGGATGCGTTCAATGGGAGTGCTCTGGGGAGCCACTTCGACGCGAACCGGATTGGGGCGCAAGATGGTAGCAGCCAAGTCAGAAATTTCCTTAGGCATGGTTGCGCTGAAGAACAAGTTCTGGCGCTTGCCCGGAAGCATTCCCACCACTTTACGAATGTCATGAATGAAGCCCATATCCAACATACGGTCGGCTTCATCCAAAACGAAGAATTCCACATTCTTAAGGGTCACAGCCTTCTGGCCAATCAAATCCAGCAAACGACCCGGAGTTGCCACCAGAACGTCCACACCGCGAACCAGAACGTTCTTCTGTTTCACATCGCTAACGCCACCAAAAATACAGGCGGTAGAAATTGCGGTGTATTGTGCATACTGTTTAAAACATTCTTCCACCTGAATGGCAAGCTCACGAGTGGGGAGCAAAATCAGGGCGCGGCAGGTTCTGGGCTGGCGGAACTTTCCAGAGTCCAACAGACGCTGCAGAATAGGCAGCGCAAAAGCGGCGGTCTTTCCCGTACCCGTCTGGGCAATACCCAGCAGATCCTGACCTTCCAGCAAGCTGGGGATGGACTGTTCCTGAATGGGAGTGGGAGTTTCGTAGCCTACAGTGCGAACGGCGCGCTGCAACGGTTGTGCCAAAGGAAGTTCTTCAAATTTCATAGGTACGCAAGATAGAAAAATCCTCCATCCCCAATTTTTTTTAATTTTGAATTCAATGCTATACGTTCATCAATATCCCGACTGGACCCATTTCCGATACGATTCCCAGGCCATTATGAATGCGCTGGGGCTAGTGCGACGCACCCAAGGGAAATTGATTGGCCTTGCAGAAATTTGCGGAGCCCAGGAACTGGAAGCAGAAATTATTACGCAGGAAATTGCAGCCAGTTTTTCAATAGATCATCACGATTTGAATCTGGAAGACATCCGCGCCGATGTGGAGAAGCGAGCCAAGGCATCTCGAAATTTTATCATCAACAGTCTTGGCGCAATTCAGAATGCAAGTACAGCATTCACTACGGAACGTCTTTTCAACTGGCACAGCGCGCTAAGCAAGAAGAATCCGTTCCGACTCCGCAATACGGACAACAAAATCACAAGCGGAAATGCTCCTGCGGAATTATCCTTTGTGGGGCCGCATCACGAGAGTTTGGCTAAGTTGGTTGAAAAATTCATCGCCTGGTTCGAGACTTCGCCTCTGGACGGAATAGTAAAGGCCGCCATTGCCCAGTTCTGGTTCTTGACCCTGCGTCCCTTTGAGGAAGCCAATGGCCGCCTGGCTCGAATGATTACCGCCATGCAGCTGGTGCGTTCCAGCGATTTCGGCAAATACCTCTACCCCATCAACAGTCAGATTCTTGCTCGCCGCGATGAATACATGAGCATTCTAAATAAGGCCCAGCGTAGCAGTGGCGACATTACGGAATGGATTTTGTGGTTCCTCCAGCGACTGCAGGATGCCATGGAAGAAACACTCCGGACGCTTACCGCGAAGGCAAGCCAGATCCAGCAACAGCAGCGTTTCGCCGGCGCCGCCTTAAGTGTCCGCCAGCAAATGCTTTTAGACGCAGCTCTTTCCGGAAAACTCCCTCAGTTGTTCTCAGCGAAGGACGTGGCCCTCATCCTGGAAGCCAGCCACGACACCGCCCTCCGAGAAATTCAGGGAATGATCTCCAAGGGCGTTTTCAAGGCCGCACCGAAAGGCGGACGCAGCCAGAAATACTGCCTGGCTTAAACCCATTCTGATAAACAAAAAATCCCGATGGTTTTAAACCTATCGGGAACTTGTTGCTAGATCCTTCGGCTCCGCACCTTCGGCGCTTCGCTCAGGATGACTCGCAGGAGCCGGCCCTTCGGCAGGCTCAGGAGCCTTATATTTACTTTTGCAGATTCAGGCTTGCGTTGGCAGCGCCGTAGAGGCTGATGCTGTAATCCTTAATCACGTACACCGGAATCTTGTTCAACAGCGGGCGGATGTTGGGATTGTAGTTCTTTTCGAAGTACTGCATGAACAGGTTATCGCGTTCCAGCCAGCGGAGATCCTTCTGGACGGTGCCGCCAGCCAGGTAGAAGCCACCCAGCGGGAGGAACAGGGTAGAAGCGTCAGAAGCGAAACGTGCCAGCATCTTCACGAAGAGGCGCATCATTTCTGCAGCAACGGGATCGTTGTCGCTAGCGCGGGAAATGTACTTGGGGCGATCGTTGGGTTCGGTTTCTTCGATCTTCTGGAAGTATTCATTGTTAGGAACGCCGCGGGTTTCCTTCCACCATTCGTACATGTTACGTAGGCCCATGCCGGAAACGAGCGGTTCTACACCGGGAACGGTACCGATCTTCTTTTCCATGTAGTCGTGGAATTCCTGAGAGTCCTTATCAAAGGGGGCGAAAGTAGAGTGGCCGCCTTCAGAGGAAGCGGGAATGTACTTCTGACCGTCAAATGCCAGGAAGCCAACGCCCATACCAGTACCCGGACCAATCACAGCCTTGGTAGCAGCCTGGGGAGCGGGAACGCTACCATCGGTATGAACCAGCTTGTGGATCTGTTCCGGATCATCCACATCCAGAGTGGGGATGCCGTAGCTAATGGCCATGAAGTCGT
This genomic interval from Fibrobacter sp. UWEL contains the following:
- a CDS encoding Fic family protein, producing MLYVHQYPDWTHFRYDSQAIMNALGLVRRTQGKLIGLAEICGAQELEAEIITQEIAASFSIDHHDLNLEDIRADVEKRAKASRNFIINSLGAIQNASTAFTTERLFNWHSALSKKNPFRLRNTDNKITSGNAPAELSFVGPHHESLAKLVEKFIAWFETSPLDGIVKAAIAQFWFLTLRPFEEANGRLARMITAMQLVRSSDFGKYLYPINSQILARRDEYMSILNKAQRSSGDITEWILWFLQRLQDAMEETLRTLTAKASQIQQQQRFAGAALSVRQQMLLDAALSGKLPQLFSAKDVALILEASHDTALREIQGMISKGVFKAAPKGGRSQKYCLA
- a CDS encoding glucokinase, producing the protein MEIKWKNPDAKFDRLVLAGDIGGTNTNLGIVGYKDGKFTLILETVCPSKDIDGLDAPIRETLKIAAEARADLKPTHICISAAGPVANNKCVMTNLPWSVDGEALSAATGIPTLVINDFMAISYGIPTLDVDDPEQIHKLVHTDGSVPAPQAATKAVIGPGTGMGVGFLAFDGQKYIPASSEGGHSTFAPFDKDSQEFHDYMEKKIGTVPGVEPLVSGMGLRNMYEWWKETRGVPNNEYFQKIEETEPNDRPKYISRASDNDPVAAEMMRLFVKMLARFASDASTLFLPLGGFYLAGGTVQKDLRWLERDNLFMQYFEKNYNPNIRPLLNKIPVYVIKDYSISLYGAANASLNLQK